One stretch of Roseimicrobium sp. ORNL1 DNA includes these proteins:
- the hemA gene encoding glutamyl-tRNA reductase, with product MLLCLGLNHRTTPIELRERLAFAESKQPEAALQIQGLKGFEESVVLSTCNRVELFASCEHADGEQALDVLFDYLVAHFGLTQPQREALSCYRLSQADAARHLFRVVSGLDSMVLGETEIFGQVKGAYDTALKTGTTGRMLNKLFQRAFSVGKQVRNETNIQRGSTSVGSVAVDVAAKIFGSLKDCRVLLIGAGEMSRTCAQSLLSRGAKSIIISNRSHERAVELAKEMKGEALRFENWERAVHDVDIIISSTSAPHFVVTPELVGPTMRRRHGRPLFIIDIAVPRDVDPLVHDIEDVYLYNVDQMKGIADEGRRDRERALVQCEEIIEEQLRKFGYHEDSPPLPVVVTKLPSPPLNLETPSLEP from the coding sequence ATGCTTCTCTGCCTCGGCCTGAATCATCGCACGACTCCCATTGAGTTGCGCGAACGGCTGGCCTTTGCCGAGAGCAAACAGCCGGAGGCCGCCCTGCAAATCCAGGGGCTCAAGGGCTTTGAGGAAAGCGTGGTGCTCTCCACGTGCAATCGCGTGGAGCTCTTCGCCTCGTGCGAGCATGCCGACGGTGAACAGGCGCTGGACGTCCTCTTTGACTATCTCGTCGCCCACTTCGGACTCACGCAGCCGCAGCGCGAGGCGCTGAGTTGCTACCGGCTCTCCCAAGCGGACGCGGCAAGGCACCTCTTCCGCGTGGTGAGCGGACTGGACTCCATGGTGCTGGGTGAGACGGAAATCTTCGGTCAGGTGAAGGGCGCCTACGACACGGCGCTGAAGACCGGCACCACGGGCCGCATGCTGAACAAGCTCTTCCAGCGCGCCTTCAGCGTGGGCAAGCAGGTGCGCAATGAGACGAACATCCAGCGCGGCTCCACCTCCGTGGGCAGCGTGGCCGTGGATGTGGCGGCAAAGATTTTCGGCAGTCTCAAGGATTGCCGCGTGCTCCTCATCGGCGCCGGTGAGATGAGTCGCACCTGCGCACAGAGCCTGCTCTCGCGTGGGGCGAAGAGCATCATCATCTCCAACCGCTCCCACGAGCGCGCGGTGGAACTCGCGAAGGAAATGAAGGGTGAAGCCCTGCGCTTCGAAAACTGGGAACGCGCCGTGCATGATGTGGACATCATCATCAGCAGCACCAGCGCGCCGCACTTCGTGGTGACCCCGGAACTGGTGGGCCCTACCATGCGCCGCCGCCACGGACGCCCGCTCTTCATCATCGACATCGCGGTGCCGCGTGACGTGGATCCCCTCGTCCATGACATTGAGGACGTGTACCTCTACAACGTGGACCAGATGAAGGGCATCGCGGATGAAGGTCGTCGTGACCGCGAGCGTGCCCTGGTGCAGTGCGAGGAAATCATCGAAGAGCAGTTGCGGAAGTTCGGGTATCACGAAGATTCGCCCCCCCTCCCGGTGGTCGTCACCAAACTGCCGTCCCCGCCTTTGAATCTCGAAACCCCGTCTCTGGAACCTTGA
- a CDS encoding DUF1579 domain-containing protein, with amino-acid sequence MKRITFAALACALLASASLQAAEMPQMPPPVKEHEWLKKFVGEWDTSVEVYMEPGKPPMTCKGSETAQMVGGFWVIGQGKAEMMGMPMSSVITLGYDPAKKKYIGTWIDGMNSYLWQYEGSVDEAGNKLTLESTGPCPKTPGKLREFRETVEFKSPDHRIFTSSIKEDDGKWLLIVKGEYTRKK; translated from the coding sequence ATGAAAAGGATCACATTCGCCGCGCTCGCTTGCGCGCTCCTCGCCTCTGCCAGCCTGCAGGCTGCGGAAATGCCCCAGATGCCCCCACCCGTGAAAGAGCACGAGTGGCTCAAAAAGTTCGTCGGCGAATGGGACACCTCCGTGGAGGTCTACATGGAACCCGGAAAGCCGCCCATGACCTGCAAGGGCTCCGAAACCGCCCAAATGGTCGGCGGCTTCTGGGTCATCGGCCAGGGCAAGGCGGAGATGATGGGCATGCCCATGTCCAGCGTCATCACCCTCGGATACGACCCCGCAAAGAAGAAGTACATCGGCACCTGGATCGATGGCATGAACAGCTACTTGTGGCAGTACGAAGGCTCCGTCGATGAGGCCGGTAACAAGCTGACTCTGGAGTCAACCGGCCCGTGCCCCAAGACACCTGGCAAACTCCGCGAGTTCCGTGAAACTGTAGAGTTCAAGAGCCCCGACCACCGCATCTTCACCTCATCCATCAAGGAAGATGACGGCAAGTGGTTGCTGATCGTCAAGGGTGAGTACACGCGGAAGAAGTAA
- the hemC gene encoding hydroxymethylbilane synthase — translation MNEKALILGTRGSELALCQADMVTAALNRAHPTLKIERRIIATSGDKRPDLRFSEFNEVAHVDKGIFIKELEMALESGEIDFAVHSLKDVPSDLAKGFAITAVLPRANTEDVLLTRDGYTLDTLPAGAKIGTSSVRRQRMIKWRRPDVVTEEIRGNVPTRVRKLFAPSSQLDGILLARAGLERLGLLKGDAVQLDGQTIPATILGGDDFLPAAGQGAIGIEIRANDEATHAVLQAINEPVTFASVLAEREFLRLLGAGCQTPVGARTFVNGNELRMRVLVFSEENAEAAPVDLEAVGSTTDPLALATELASKVQKH, via the coding sequence TTGAACGAAAAAGCGCTCATCCTCGGCACGCGTGGCAGTGAACTCGCCCTCTGCCAGGCAGACATGGTCACTGCAGCCCTGAACCGGGCTCACCCGACGCTCAAGATTGAGCGCCGCATCATCGCTACCTCCGGCGACAAGCGGCCGGATCTGCGATTCAGCGAGTTCAACGAGGTCGCCCATGTGGACAAGGGTATCTTCATCAAAGAACTGGAGATGGCGCTCGAGTCGGGTGAGATCGACTTCGCCGTGCACAGCCTGAAGGACGTGCCCAGCGACCTCGCGAAGGGATTTGCCATCACCGCCGTGCTGCCACGTGCGAATACGGAAGACGTGCTGCTGACTCGCGATGGCTATACCCTGGACACTCTCCCTGCCGGGGCCAAGATCGGCACGAGCAGCGTGCGACGCCAGCGCATGATCAAATGGCGACGCCCCGACGTGGTGACGGAGGAGATTCGTGGCAACGTCCCCACGCGTGTGCGGAAGCTTTTCGCCCCCTCTTCGCAGCTCGATGGCATCCTGCTCGCCCGCGCTGGCCTGGAACGCCTGGGTCTGTTGAAAGGTGACGCGGTGCAACTGGATGGCCAGACCATTCCTGCCACGATTCTCGGCGGCGATGACTTCCTTCCCGCAGCGGGACAAGGCGCGATCGGCATCGAGATTCGCGCGAACGATGAAGCCACGCATGCAGTGCTGCAGGCCATCAATGAACCGGTGACCTTTGCCAGCGTGCTCGCAGAGCGTGAATTCCTGCGTCTGCTCGGTGCCGGCTGCCAAACTCCTGTAGGTGCACGGACTTTTGTGAATGGCAACGAACTGCGTATGCGCGTGCTCGTCTTCTCCGAAGAAAATGCCGAGGCCGCACCCGTGGACCTGGAGGCTGTTGGCTCAACTACGGATCCACTCGCCCTCGCGACCGAACTGGCGAGCAAGGTGCAGAAACACTGA
- the cobA gene encoding uroporphyrinogen-III C-methyltransferase: MPSSSSKSSKRGICYLVGAGPGDPGLLTLRGKECIELADVVVYDYLSNADFLRFAKPDAEKIYVGKKSKDHTLSQEGINKLIVEKALAGKVVTRLKGGDPVLFGRGAEEAQELSDAGVAFEIVPGVTSAIAGPAYAGIPVTHRSHCSQVTIFTGHEDPTKPESSLDYAKIAQADGTKVMLMGVERIGDIAAKLIEHGAKPATPVALTRWATTGRQQTIEGTLATIAQVIIDTGFKAPAVCVIGSVVLERDKLNWFENRPLFGKRFVVTRTRTQAGGLSKQLSELGANVIEIPTIRIEPPEDLKAFAQLVMDSHTYDWLVFTSPNGVEKFFDIFYKLYSDARSIGGVKIAAIGPGTADKIKQYHLAVDLLPEKFVAEGLVKAFKEQEIENQTVLWVKAEQTREILANELTGMRAIVDEAIAYRTVPEDANHEAIVRFKEEGADVITFTSSSTVEHFLDLGLTLPEGIKIASIGPITSETLTKHGLKIDIEAEEHSIPGLVRAIQDHYAQ, translated from the coding sequence ATGCCTTCCTCATCCTCCAAATCCTCGAAACGCGGCATCTGCTACCTCGTAGGCGCGGGCCCGGGCGATCCCGGACTGCTCACGCTGCGCGGCAAGGAGTGCATCGAACTCGCGGATGTGGTGGTGTATGACTACCTGAGCAATGCCGACTTCCTCCGCTTTGCGAAGCCGGATGCGGAGAAGATCTATGTGGGCAAGAAGTCCAAGGATCACACGCTCTCCCAGGAAGGCATCAACAAGCTCATCGTGGAGAAAGCGCTCGCAGGCAAGGTGGTCACGCGCTTGAAGGGCGGCGACCCCGTGTTGTTCGGCCGCGGCGCGGAAGAAGCACAGGAACTCTCAGACGCCGGTGTGGCCTTTGAAATCGTGCCGGGCGTGACCTCCGCAATCGCAGGTCCGGCGTATGCAGGCATCCCCGTGACGCATCGCTCGCATTGCTCGCAGGTCACCATCTTCACCGGCCACGAGGATCCCACCAAGCCGGAGAGCTCACTCGACTACGCGAAGATTGCCCAAGCTGACGGCACCAAGGTCATGCTCATGGGAGTGGAGCGCATCGGTGATATCGCGGCCAAGTTGATCGAACACGGCGCGAAGCCGGCCACGCCGGTGGCTCTGACGCGCTGGGCTACGACCGGCAGGCAGCAAACCATCGAAGGCACGCTCGCGACGATTGCCCAGGTGATCATCGACACAGGTTTCAAGGCACCCGCGGTATGTGTCATCGGCAGCGTGGTGCTGGAGCGCGACAAGCTGAACTGGTTTGAAAATCGCCCCCTCTTCGGCAAGCGCTTCGTGGTCACCCGCACGCGCACGCAAGCAGGCGGGCTGAGCAAGCAGCTCTCCGAACTCGGGGCGAACGTCATCGAGATCCCCACCATCCGTATTGAGCCGCCGGAGGATCTGAAAGCCTTTGCGCAACTCGTGATGGACTCGCACACCTATGACTGGCTGGTCTTCACCAGTCCGAACGGCGTGGAGAAGTTTTTCGATATTTTTTACAAACTCTACTCGGATGCCCGCAGCATCGGCGGAGTGAAGATTGCCGCCATCGGACCCGGCACGGCGGATAAGATCAAGCAGTACCACCTCGCGGTGGATCTGCTTCCCGAGAAATTCGTGGCGGAGGGTCTGGTGAAGGCCTTCAAGGAACAGGAGATCGAGAACCAGACGGTCCTGTGGGTGAAAGCCGAGCAGACCCGTGAGATCCTTGCCAATGAACTTACCGGCATGCGGGCCATCGTGGATGAAGCCATCGCCTATCGCACGGTGCCAGAGGATGCGAACCACGAAGCCATCGTGCGCTTCAAGGAAGAAGGCGCGGATGTCATCACTTTCACCAGTAGCTCCACGGTCGAGCATTTCCTCGATCTGGGATTAACGCTGCCGGAAGGGATCAAGATTGCCAGCATTGGCCCCATCACCTCCGAGACGCTCACCAAGCACGGACTGAAGATCGATATCGAAGCAGAAGAACATTCGATTCCAGGCCTCGTGCGCGCAATTCAGGATCATTATGCGCAGTAA
- a CDS encoding DUF1501 domain-containing protein, which yields MLNRTLHPLQVSRRHFLQECGVGLGKVALAGLLTDTLTSRVSAAPAPASTDPLHPLKPHFPGKAKHVIHLFMAGAPSQLDLFDYKPALAKLEGNPLPPSVIGNQRYAFIRPDAAVLGPQFRFAKHGQSGAELSEAMPHLAKIVDDICIVRSCKTDQFNHAPAQLFFNTGFSQPGRPSLGSWALYGLGSETQDLPAFVVMSTGSGLSGGSALWSSGFLPTVYTGVRFRSQGDPILNVSSPNGMDARLQRDTLDLIGKMNRKQMETVGDPEINTRLANYEMAFRLQTSAPELMDLKSESKATLEMYGCDPDKPSFARACLLSRRMIERGVRFINIYHEGWDAHSDVTGNTKKNCAATDQASAALVRDLKQRGLLDDTLVIWGGEFGRTPMVETNPALGRSLGRDHHPQAYTMWMAGGGIKPGLTHGATDEMGFHIVENPVHVHDLQATILHCLGFDHERLTFHHAGRDFRLTDVHGHVVRDILA from the coding sequence CATCCGCTGCAAGTTTCCCGCCGCCACTTCCTTCAGGAGTGTGGAGTTGGTTTGGGAAAGGTTGCTCTTGCCGGTCTGTTGACGGATACGCTCACCTCTCGTGTCAGTGCGGCCCCTGCACCGGCGTCCACGGATCCGCTGCATCCGTTGAAGCCGCATTTCCCCGGGAAGGCGAAACACGTGATTCACCTGTTCATGGCGGGCGCGCCGTCGCAGCTTGACCTCTTCGACTACAAGCCCGCGTTGGCCAAGCTCGAAGGCAATCCACTGCCACCCTCGGTGATTGGCAACCAACGCTACGCCTTCATCCGGCCGGATGCTGCCGTGCTCGGTCCACAGTTCCGGTTTGCGAAGCACGGCCAGAGCGGCGCGGAATTGTCGGAGGCCATGCCACACCTCGCGAAGATTGTGGATGACATCTGCATCGTCCGCTCGTGCAAGACGGATCAATTCAACCACGCGCCCGCTCAGCTTTTTTTCAATACGGGCTTCTCGCAGCCGGGTCGTCCGTCGCTGGGCTCATGGGCGCTGTATGGCTTGGGTTCGGAAACACAGGACCTGCCTGCCTTTGTGGTGATGAGCACGGGCAGTGGCCTGAGCGGGGGCTCCGCCCTGTGGTCGAGTGGTTTCCTGCCGACGGTGTATACCGGAGTGCGCTTCCGCTCGCAGGGCGATCCCATCCTGAATGTCTCCAGTCCCAACGGCATGGATGCACGGCTGCAGCGGGATACGCTGGACCTCATCGGGAAGATGAACCGCAAGCAGATGGAGACCGTGGGCGATCCGGAAATCAACACGCGCCTGGCGAACTACGAGATGGCCTTCCGCCTGCAAACCAGCGCGCCGGAACTCATGGATCTGAAGAGCGAGAGCAAGGCCACGCTGGAAATGTACGGCTGTGATCCGGATAAGCCATCTTTCGCGCGCGCCTGCTTGCTGTCCCGTCGCATGATCGAGCGCGGTGTGCGCTTCATCAACATCTATCACGAGGGGTGGGATGCTCACTCAGACGTCACCGGAAACACGAAGAAGAATTGCGCTGCCACAGACCAGGCTAGCGCCGCCCTGGTGCGCGACCTGAAGCAGCGCGGTCTGCTGGATGACACGCTCGTAATCTGGGGTGGTGAATTCGGACGCACACCCATGGTGGAGACCAATCCTGCGCTGGGCCGCAGTCTCGGCCGCGACCACCATCCCCAGGCGTATACCATGTGGATGGCTGGTGGCGGCATCAAGCCTGGCCTGACTCACGGCGCGACGGATGAAATGGGCTTCCACATCGTGGAGAACCCGGTGCATGTGCACGACCTCCAGGCCACCATCCTGCATTGCCTCGGCTTCGATCACGAGCGCCTCACCTTTCATCATGCGGGACGTGATTTTCGCCTGACAGATGTGCATGGGCATGTGGTGAGGGATATTCTGGCGTGA
- a CDS encoding transposase yields MTTRFSRERRPLPDGEGWYSRGYLPHFDKAGQVQSLTIRLGDAMPKVLLDRWRLELANLPPGEGDLECRKRIDAYLDAGHGECWLRQPRVATMVQDALQYFDEDRYRLLSWCVMPNHVHFVLEPWERWPLAGVLQSLKSFTSKEANKLVRRRGRFWQREYHDRYIRDEEHYAKVVRYIEENPVKAGLVKKAEDWPWSSAGRRK; encoded by the coding sequence ATGACGACGCGTTTCAGTCGTGAACGTCGACCTTTGCCAGATGGTGAAGGCTGGTACTCACGGGGATATCTCCCGCATTTTGACAAGGCAGGACAGGTCCAATCCCTGACCATCCGCCTGGGAGATGCCATGCCCAAGGTGCTCCTCGATCGCTGGCGGCTGGAGCTGGCGAATTTACCTCCGGGCGAGGGAGATTTGGAATGCCGCAAGCGCATCGATGCCTACCTCGACGCTGGCCATGGAGAGTGCTGGCTTAGGCAGCCGCGTGTCGCGACCATGGTGCAAGATGCTCTCCAGTATTTCGATGAAGACCGCTACCGTCTCCTCTCGTGGTGTGTCATGCCCAATCACGTACATTTCGTGCTCGAGCCCTGGGAGCGCTGGCCTCTGGCCGGCGTGTTGCAGTCTCTGAAGAGCTTCACTTCGAAGGAGGCAAACAAGCTCGTACGGCGCCGGGGCCGCTTCTGGCAGCGTGAGTACCATGACCGGTACATTCGCGATGAGGAGCACTACGCCAAGGTGGTGCGCTACATTGAGGAAAACCCGGTGAAGGCGGGTCTGGTGAAGAAGGCGGAGGACTGGCCGTGGAGCAGCGCGGGAAGGCGGAAGTGA
- the ccsA gene encoding cytochrome c biogenesis protein CcsA translates to MEPARLYLLLSTIAFVAGLVHAIVAIRAGQWRESRWHIVPMAVGFIFQTLFLYERVKVHGHCPRTNLLEIYIFIGWSLVLLYFLVGTAYRLSLLGVFTAPLLAALQTFVLLSPMPPPSAKVLASKVNPWLEMHASLALMSYAAFALACVTGVMFLMQDYLLKQHRIHALFHQLPPIQKLSKAVVRMVALGVALLSVAMVFTFKIVDPIPASKLYVGWGILAFYAVILLLMWFHTLGSRHTAWLAVLGFAAPVLSLWVVTSSRA, encoded by the coding sequence ATGGAACCCGCCCGCCTCTATCTGCTCCTCTCCACGATCGCCTTCGTGGCGGGGCTCGTGCATGCGATTGTGGCCATCCGGGCCGGGCAGTGGCGGGAGAGCCGGTGGCACATCGTGCCCATGGCGGTCGGATTCATCTTCCAGACGCTCTTCCTCTATGAGCGGGTGAAGGTGCACGGGCACTGTCCGCGGACAAACCTGCTGGAGATCTATATCTTCATCGGGTGGTCGCTGGTGCTGCTCTATTTCCTAGTGGGCACGGCGTACCGGCTGTCGCTGCTGGGTGTCTTCACTGCGCCTCTGCTGGCGGCGCTGCAGACCTTTGTGCTACTATCTCCCATGCCGCCACCCTCGGCGAAGGTGCTGGCGTCCAAGGTGAACCCCTGGCTGGAAATGCATGCCTCCCTGGCGCTGATGTCCTACGCGGCCTTCGCCCTGGCGTGTGTGACGGGGGTGATGTTCCTCATGCAGGACTACCTGCTGAAGCAGCACCGGATTCATGCCCTCTTCCACCAGCTTCCTCCCATCCAGAAGCTCTCCAAGGCGGTCGTGCGCATGGTGGCCCTCGGCGTGGCCTTGCTGAGTGTGGCCATGGTGTTCACGTTCAAGATTGTCGACCCCATTCCCGCCTCGAAGCTCTATGTGGGCTGGGGCATCCTGGCCTTTTACGCGGTGATCCTCCTGCTCATGTGGTTTCACACGCTCGGCTCGCGCCACACGGCCTGGCTGGCAGTCCTCGGATTTGCCGCGCCGGTACTCTCCCTCTGGGTCGTGACCTCCTCCCGCGCCTAG
- a CDS encoding adenine phosphoribosyltransferase has product MSPSSLQRLRDAIRDVPDFPQPGVLFKDITPVLADGELLNLALDAMAEAFEGQRVDKIVGIDARGFIFGAPLAARLGCGFVPARKKGKLPWRTRGVEYALEYGSACLELHEDALQPNENVILADDLLATGGTAGAALTLLQQTGANVLGSVFFIELAFLHGRGKLEPFGPVQAVVTF; this is encoded by the coding sequence ATGTCACCTTCTTCCCTTCAACGTCTGCGAGATGCCATCCGTGATGTGCCCGATTTCCCCCAGCCAGGGGTCCTTTTCAAGGACATCACCCCCGTGCTGGCGGACGGCGAACTGCTGAATCTGGCCTTGGACGCCATGGCGGAGGCCTTTGAGGGCCAGCGGGTGGACAAGATTGTGGGCATCGATGCCCGTGGGTTCATCTTCGGCGCCCCCCTGGCCGCCCGGCTCGGCTGCGGCTTCGTCCCCGCCCGGAAGAAGGGGAAACTCCCCTGGCGCACCCGGGGTGTGGAATACGCGCTCGAGTACGGGTCCGCCTGTTTGGAGTTGCATGAGGATGCTTTGCAACCCAATGAAAATGTGATACTTGCAGACGACCTTCTGGCCACAGGTGGCACCGCCGGGGCGGCGCTGACTCTGCTGCAGCAGACGGGCGCCAATGTCTTGGGTTCGGTCTTTTTCATCGAACTGGCTTTTCTCCACGGTCGTGGCAAGTTGGAACCTTTTGGCCCGGTGCAGGCAGTGGTGACCTTTTAG
- a CDS encoding DUF1428 domain-containing protein, giving the protein MPSYIDGFVIPVPADKIDEYMKIAKKASKVWKDHGALEYWECVGDDLQIEGMPPSASFPKITKAKPNETVVFSWIRYKSRKHRDQVTAKVMKDPRLEPYMQPGAMPFDMKRMSYGGFKSVVSVQE; this is encoded by the coding sequence ATGCCAAGCTACATTGATGGATTCGTCATTCCCGTGCCCGCCGACAAGATCGATGAGTACATGAAAATTGCCAAGAAGGCCTCCAAGGTCTGGAAGGACCATGGCGCGCTCGAATACTGGGAGTGCGTGGGCGATGACCTGCAGATCGAGGGCATGCCCCCCAGCGCCAGCTTCCCAAAGATCACCAAGGCCAAGCCCAATGAAACCGTGGTCTTCTCCTGGATCCGCTACAAGTCACGCAAGCACCGTGACCAGGTGACCGCAAAAGTCATGAAGGACCCTCGCCTGGAGCCCTACATGCAACCCGGCGCAATGCCCTTCGACATGAAGCGCATGTCCTACGGCGGCTTCAAGTCCGTCGTGAGTGTGCAGGAATAA
- a CDS encoding DUF899 domain-containing protein, protein MNAQNFTLPKIVSRDAWLTAREALLATEKELTKQRDKVNAARRTLPMVEIGKDYTFEGPKGKVKLADLFEGRHQLIVYHFMFEPGDPPPGKTEPYTEGCSGCSFMADNIGHLSHFHARDTTITLISRAPLSKIAPFKNRMGWTIPWYSSFGSDFNYDFHVTADPKVAPVEYNFQDEATLKKKEENYHLEGEQPGVSVFLRDDEGRIFHTYSTFGRGMDPLVGTYQFLDLTPYGRGEGWGGMPDLDGIGYFWAKHHDKYGEEEETKESCCASQAAKS, encoded by the coding sequence ATGAATGCCCAGAACTTTACGCTTCCGAAAATTGTCTCGCGTGATGCATGGCTCACCGCACGCGAGGCATTGCTCGCCACGGAGAAGGAACTGACGAAACAGCGCGACAAGGTGAACGCTGCGCGCCGCACCCTGCCGATGGTGGAAATCGGCAAAGACTACACCTTCGAAGGACCGAAGGGGAAAGTGAAGCTGGCAGACCTCTTCGAAGGCCGCCATCAGCTCATCGTGTATCACTTCATGTTCGAGCCCGGCGATCCTCCGCCCGGCAAGACCGAGCCGTATACCGAAGGCTGCTCGGGATGCTCCTTCATGGCGGACAACATTGGTCATCTCTCCCACTTCCATGCGCGTGACACCACCATCACGCTGATCTCGCGCGCTCCGCTTTCGAAGATTGCTCCCTTCAAGAATCGCATGGGCTGGACCATTCCGTGGTACTCGTCCTTTGGCAGCGACTTCAACTATGACTTCCATGTCACGGCGGATCCCAAAGTGGCTCCTGTGGAATACAACTTCCAGGACGAAGCCACACTGAAGAAGAAGGAAGAGAACTACCACCTCGAAGGCGAACAGCCGGGTGTGAGCGTGTTCCTTCGCGATGACGAAGGCCGCATCTTCCACACCTACTCCACCTTTGGTCGAGGCATGGATCCGCTGGTGGGCACCTATCAATTCCTCGACCTCACGCCCTATGGACGCGGCGAAGGATGGGGCGGCATGCCGGACCTCGATGGCATTGGTTACTTCTGGGCGAAGCACCACGACAAGTATGGCGAAGAGGAAGAGACGAAAGAATCCTGCTGCGCCAGCCAAGCCGCCAAGAGTTGA